TCAAGAGTTTAAGAGGAAGCTTCCAAAAGTGGAGTTCGTCGACGCCGAGGAAGCCATGCTGTACAAAAGGGCGGTGAAGACACAAGATGAAATTGAATTGCTGAAGAAAGCGTGCTGGGTAGCGTCTAAAGGAGTAGAAGCCGGGTTAAAAGCCATAAAGCCTGGAGTAAGAGAATACGAGGTTTACGCGGCTTTCATGGGCGAGCTTTACAGGCACGGCTCAGAGGGAGATGGCTTCTGGCCATTTCTAACCTCAGGTCCATGCGTCGAGGGAGCCCTGTACCCAACCAACAGGAAACTGGAGAAAGGGGACCCCGTCATCCTAGACATGGGCCCCGTCATCGAAGGATACAACGGAGACTGCATGAGATGCGGATACGTTGGTAAGCCTACCGAGGAGTTTAAAGACCTGTACAAGGCTACCTACGACGTCATGTACGCCGTTGTGAACACGGCTAGACCCGGCGCGAAAGCCTCAGACTGCTACGGAGCCGCGGCGAAAATCGTCAAGGAAAGGGGCTACGAGGAGCCGAGATTCGACTTCGGCCACGGAGTAGGCCTCAGTTGCTGCGAATTGCCCAGCATCGTGAAGAAAACCGGATACGACTACGTTGGGGGCCCGGGAAAAAGGGACATAGTGTTAAAGCCAGGCATGTGCTTCAGCAGCGAACCTCGCCTATATAAGTACATCAAGGGGAAGGGGACAACCTTCCTACAATGCGCCATGGAGGAAGTAATCTTAATAACAGACACGGGAAGGGAGGTATTAACCTCAGCGCCATTCATCGAAAAGCTACTCGATTAAACCTACCCAACCCACCCCTCATTTTTTTCTAAAACATCGTTTCAAAGTTATAAAGAATCCGCGATTAACTTCAACTCTTCTCTAGTAAAGGGTCTAACCTCAGGGTCCTAACCGTTCCTAGCTGACCTTCAATCCGAGTAAAAGTCTTCAACACCGCAAGCCGCATAAAATTTCCTTTCTCACTCTCCGCTATTAGCCATTTTTCTCGGGCAGTACTATGGCGTCGCTGGAACGCCAGCCCACAAGGACTTGGTCTCCAACTTTGGCGTTGA
Above is a window of Candidatus Bathyarchaeia archaeon DNA encoding:
- a CDS encoding Xaa-Pro peptidase family protein, which produces MIDLAVDYDRLRKERVNKAREVVKELDVKALVATTIENVRYITDRRAFFVLGWMPNSIAVLPRDGDPKFIHADDFVAPGPLWERDGQAIRDRYWIDHYTVWPAAIAKDIWATWLKKCLEEIGVKKGRVGLDQAPWQWHQEFKRKLPKVEFVDAEEAMLYKRAVKTQDEIELLKKACWVASKGVEAGLKAIKPGVREYEVYAAFMGELYRHGSEGDGFWPFLTSGPCVEGALYPTNRKLEKGDPVILDMGPVIEGYNGDCMRCGYVGKPTEEFKDLYKATYDVMYAVVNTARPGAKASDCYGAAAKIVKERGYEEPRFDFGHGVGLSCCELPSIVKKTGYDYVGGPGKRDIVLKPGMCFSSEPRLYKYIKGKGTTFLQCAMEEVILITDTGREVLTSAPFIEKLLD